The sequence CTTGGAAAAGATTCGACGTCGAAACGGAACGATGGAATACGTTCGAAAATATGTTGGGCGGTTCGCGTGCACTCGAAGGCAATCAAGTTGGTACAATCGTTGATTTAATGCACTGTGGTTCTggacgtctctctctctctctctctctctctctctctctctctctctctctctagacACTTGTTCAATAGAATTAGCCTCTCAGCGCGTAATGTTTGTTCGAGGTTCACGAACAACGCGTGGAACACGTTCGGCCATAGTTACAACGTGATTATTCCTACCAGCATCGCCGCGATGAGCATATCTTTGCTGAACGTGAGTATAAGTCTACTTTCGTTGGTTTCGTTGATAAGGACGGTGATAagcaaaataataagaaaaggagagagacagagaaatttGGAAAACGCGCGGTGAATACAAATTGTTTGCAGGACGCAGGCTAGTACGTTGCAATTAGTATAAAGAAATGCGATTGTATTTCGAATTGAACGAGAATagtatctttttatataaattatgttaatttattttcaattttttattttaatatttttcgtatatttattaccATACTTAGAAAACATGAGTGGATGAAAATTATAGTTCtcgaatattttgaaatttcctTAAATGCCAACGAAATGTACTCATTTTCCTACAAAATCTTGATTCGTCGAAAATTGcacgtattaaatttatgcaATCGTTTCTATAGCTGTTCAATGCTCTAAAAGCAATGGAATTCGAACTCGCTGCGATATCAATGTCTCTGGCCATCTGTTTCTGCATTTTCGCATTTTTCGGAACACTTTGCGGCCAAAGAATAATCGACCAtagcattaatattttctacgatgcgtaagtatatataatattaaataattattgataacatcgatgcaatattaatactttctgCACACTATACAGAGTATAtacaattgtttcaattattcgatatttagctttcgaaaattgtaattttattttttaaactgtgTTTGTGTCTTTGGAACGGTTCATTATAACGATTTattagttaaaattatatatcaattaagATATATTTAGAGGATCGCTTCAAGGTAAAAGTTatgatttataacaaaaaaagtagttaatttttaattaataaaaaaaataagaaacgaaaGCCCTTTTTtaacttcgaataaaaatttgttacacgctattttcttttttaaacaaaagtactataaaaatatcataaccttttacagtaaaattgCCACAAATTGCGCTAATCATTGCAGTCTTTCTATTCtcggaatttttaaattattccgtcTTAAAACTGTTTTATCTTTCACCCTTTGATATAATCAACTTCCGGCGCCCTTTaatcaataacaaaaattaaatatttacttttaaacCTTCTAGATCTGCCTCGTGCTGGTACGAGTGCCCTCCCGAAATACAAAAGTTCTACatcttaatttttcaacgagcTATGAAGCATTGCACGTACCGTAGAAAAGGTCTCTTCGTGTCATCGTTCGAAGGTCTTACCTCGgtaaaatagataatactcgcataacaataattaataattaataattaataaatattaaatcctgAATCCCATAAAACAGCGTCTACTTTCATTTTAGATGTGCAACACGATTCTGTCGCTTTTCACGCTCTTCCTGTCtctaaaaaaataactaaCAAAGAAAAACCAACGCAAGACTAATAAGAAGCAAAGCAAcaattattaactctttgcactcgagatACACCACTAAGATTCTTCTATctcgtttcaaaataatttttatacaatatatatataataacttaatatataataataacttcgttaaataaaatggtagTACTATAggtcagagaaattattttttgaaatcgcttcgagtgcaaagggttaagatccAGActggaaaaattaacaatccaaataccaaatttttaacaactaATTTCAACTTTCTCACGCTTCAACAAATCCTTTAAAAAACCCTATCTAGAAGAAATaccataaacaaatatatttataaaagatcGATGAATAATCGTAAGTGTAAGGATTAAAAGTTCCTGCTCGTAGAAACCAATTATTTAGAAAgtgataaacaatatttaaacctTTCTTAACGCCTTCTCTCTGAAAATTCGCACATGGTCAATCCATCCTCCATAAGattttcctaagcgttaaataaaaactgtgctcgataaaacaatgttttttttaacaaaacgtGTTGCTCGTAGCTAAagctacaatattttaatattaaaatataaaaaaattcttatataaaattctgttatttatactaataatcGCATGGACGTCGTATATAttcggcactcgtaccgaaagggttaacgcgaGAAATCACTTGTCAGTGTTCGTTTAACGGCACGCGTATTACTGGAACGTGTTATGACTGCCACGGGTTCGCGAACatttcgaatcaattattcCGTCGGTTGCGTCGAAATGACGACAGGTGTACTGGAGGTATAAGACAACCGTAATTGATAGTGCATTATGCAGCGGCTGCTTCATTCTGTATGAGTACACATTGATAACGATAGCGGCGGAAACGTGACGTATACACACTGCAATAGCATAGAGAGTCTACTATATCATAGACTATAGTACGTGTGTCGAAAGTGAGGCGACATTATAGTATCGAGAACGTGATAACCGTTTGCGCTCGAGCGATGACTTTGAGACACCGCGACAATTGTTGCATCGCATCCCAAAATAACTGTtaccaaaatttatttattattatcaaaatttataagataataataataatacaattatcgtatgaaatggaattttataattataattcaaatggcttcgagtgcaaaggattaacattGTCAGCTATTACGCAGCTATacgcgaattttttaaattataacactAAGGTTAAACAAATCTTAGGTAAACGTGATTctatttaacattgttaaatacacatttatttatctcttgAGGACTGTAATTAACTCATAATCGGTCACAGTAATTTAACTGAAATTAACTCGTAATCGATCACAGAATTGGAAGTATTCCCATTAAAATACTAGTTATTATGTTtctcgaggttatgtcaacgttAATTACTTTGCGTTTCATGTTAACTGAACGTATATTATATGAAcgttaatatgtaataattttaaaataaatatcataatgttttcaataattatggtGGCCCCTTGCTGTTTCTCCTCGCACTATACTATATTCTGATgacagagaattttttaatatagctattttactttgtttgttactattatttattatagcattatataGTACATGGTGtattctatatatagtatataccgccacatattatatattattattgttaactatttattatatgaattgagtgaataatgaaaagtatattacaaaagACGCGATCTAAATTTATATGTGACTGACCCGCATGGACGCTGAGTGAAGactgaaagaaaaaatcaacAGAAGACGCCGCGCACGTGGCGGATTGCGAGATCCTTCGAGAACATTCGATCGCATTCGAATGTTCTCCTCTGTAACCGACGTCGCGGGCCGTGACGTCAATTATCGATCGCCAATGCTCGAACGCCCAATCGATATTCATTCGctcaacaattattattatattatcatatattattattatttattattcactacTCTGACACCTAATGTCTAAGTTACCTAATTCCTAGGATGGGTCCTAATTTCTAGgttaacattgttaaaatataactaaTTTCGGAACTTACGACTCGATATTCCATATTGTCGTCATTTTGAGAATTACGTTTGCCCACGGTGTTCCTCGCGAAATTAGTTTCCACAGAAATGTGAATTTCGTTGGAAGAGGAATAATTAGTGGACGCTAAGGAGAGCAAGACTTCTCCGCTGGTGTGGCTTTGCGTTCTTGTAAGAgacaccattaaaattttcccggcaaaattaatatttcactgCGCGTACACCTCCCTCGGTTCTTCTTTCCCAACAAACAGCGCGGGAACAAAAGTGTTTTGCAGCGTGAACTTAGTTTTCCGGGGTTCAAGTTAGTTCGCCCAAGGAAGGAGAGAAGAACTTCCGGCAGAGATTTGCGTTGACCTGACCCAGAAGAGATCGATGACCCAATAATTTGggattgaatttttaagtttcTACATTGGTCGTACGataatcaaccctttgcactcgaagacattttaatttttaatttaaaataatttttctagctcatggtatttctattatattaaccctttgaactcgaagccattttaactgtaaatttaaaatattatcattttcctGGGTTATAGTATTTCctttctattaacccttttgcagtcaaagttattttaaccataaaattgaaatgaaatttctggctcatagtatgtatttccattctattaatcctttgcactcgaagccattttaactatctTAAAGTACAAAAAAATTNNNNNNNNNNNNNNNNNNNNNNNNNNNNNNNNNNNNNNNNNNNNNNNNNNNNNNNNNNNNNNNNNNNNNNNNNNNNNNNNNNNNNNNNNNNNNNNNNNNNNNNNNNNNNNNNNNNNNNNNNNNNNNNNNNNNNNNNNNNNNNNNNNNNNNNNNNNNNNNNNNNNNNNNNNNNNNNNNNNNNNNNNNNNNNNNNNNNNNNNNNNNNNNNNNNNNNNNNNNNNNNNNNNNNNNNNNNNNNNNNNNNNNNNNNNNNNNNNNNNNNNNNNNNNNNNNNNNNNNNNNNNNNNNNNNNNNNNNNNNNNNNNNNNNNNNNNNNNNNNNNNNNNNNNNNNNNNNNNNNNNNNNNNNNNNNNNNNNNNNNNNNNNNNNNNNNNNNNNNNNNNNNNNNNNNNNNNNNNNNNNNNNNNNNNNNNNNNNNNNNNNNNNNNNNNNNNNNNNNNNNNNNNNNNNNNNNNNNNNNNNNNNNNNNNNNNNNNNNNNNNNNNNNNNNNNNNNNNNNNtcattaatattatagtattaatattattaacattattgctatattaacatattagtactatattaatatgttagttctataatagtatattagcGCTATACAGTGCGAATACCGCTTCCCTGCCCCCTCCCCcaaaaaaatactacaatattaataatattaatatcgttaacattataattaatattaatatcattaacattataattgatattaatactataatatgaaCACTATCACTACTTATCTCTTCAAAAAAACAACTTTCATAAATcatggaaaattgttaaataaaatcgcaaGAAAATCTTGACAGATCCAACACATACCACtcccttaaacaacaaatataccTGGCGATCTCGAACAACCCGCACAGATAAGACGAGAAAACAGCTAGCGACGCTTCGGTGCAGGCCAGCGACAATAGACCAATCGTGGAGACGAACACGATTTGGAAACAAACGTAATCCGTTTCCAAGGTTTTCTCTTTGTACATGAATCCGAAGAAGTTCAAGAAATAGGTTTGCAGCTTCGACTCGAGTATCGTAGGTACCAACAACGTGACAACTATCATTGTTATTCCAGCACACATTAAGACTAGAATCAAGAAGGGCGTGGTTAGTTGAAAATGGTTACTATAGTTTCACTAATTACgatctgttttttttttaaaaaacatcgTCTGTCgcacaaatatatatattatatttctttcggCGGTGAGACAATGTTGCAGAATACAATGCAACAAACGGGATCGTGAAACAATAGACGCGACAAACTCTGTGCATCGTTGCAGAGATTGTCTGAAATATTTGTGCGAAAATGTTGCATTCGGTAACACGTagctatttaaccctttcgttacgatGGTTTGCTTCGAGCAACGCCGTGGAAGGCGTCTTTTTTTTcgtcttatattatattattttgtgttatatctatattgtatattgtgttatatctgtgttaatataaattatattgtgttatatctgattatattatatagtataatattcataacgCGATAGATCAAAtcatttatagttttatattgtattatactataatagataatatagtaTTCTTGACGTCATGGAATCggtcatttataattttatattgtgtgttatattatataacataatagtCTTGACGCCATGGAATGGAtcatttatagttttatattgtattataatatattatattgcattatattacataatataatattcataacgTCATAGAACGAGTCATTTACagtcttatattatattataaatattgtagtattgatattattaaagttataattaatattaatactacaatattacaatagtattattaatattataatgttaatattattaacgttatGATTAATATTGATACTGCAAtactaatatcattaatattatagtattgatactataatattattattgttatattaatatcaatgctgtaatattattattatattataaaatattatgtcatattgtattatattatataatataatgtaatattctgttgtattatatttcatcgtatcatattatattatatatcatgtgtcatatatttatttaatattgcaacaCCGATTATGGTCTACACCGGTACAAACAACACTTCGCGCGAAACTAATGCATCTGaaagataacaaaaataattcattacgaATTCgtcgtaacgaaagggttaactgctgtattaaaaagaaaaggtcGAAGCATTTACGAACATTGAACCGTCGTCGTGGGATCGTTTTCAAACGACGAGGTTCATCGAACAAAACTTTACCTACTAGCGCCAAGATCACGCGTCTGGCGTCGATCGTTTGTTTCGTTAACATTTCCAGCTCCGCCGGGTTTTTCAGTGCGACGAagtcattttcaatattttcaaacacaCATTTGATCTGAAGCCAAATGAAAAGAGCCGGTGACTAGTCTTATTAACATTTAGCCGAACGCTCTTCCATCCGGTGCTGCCCAACAACCATAAAGACagagagtgatagagagagagagagagagacgtgtTTTGTTCGGACTTACTACTGGAAAATTCACAACGAAACCCAGGTATCGTAAAACATACAATAACATCGGACATCCGTAGGACATCATCATTACGATATTGTAGACGGACGTGTCCACCATTCTCAGTGTCGAGATCTGAAACAACGGCTCGTTTAGTTCGCGATGGTTTTGAAATTCGCCTTGAATTTCTTGcgggaattttttaagtaaatcgataatataaaaatgaaattgttccacCGTTCAGAATATTTCTCGTGAGAAATCTACGTTAATTTCTAGCGCTTCGTTTCGtcgacgaatatatttttattaaccccttcgtGGACCTCAATGACTCGAGATTGtgatttttaaccccttgcactattaatCCTTTCACGCTGCCTTGATTGgcttattttttactttatttcattttacttgtTACTTGTGGTCCTTGATAGGACcagatatttttgtattttctattctattgttACGGGTCGAGGGCCTCTGcccacgtggccggaggtaaatgagtttgtgcggatattttgaaaggattgcgtggactggccgatgcctctttcatcaccgggtcgccgtCTAGGTGTAAAGGTAGAGTAGgtgtggactggccgttgcctctttcatcaacgggtcgccaccagGTGTAAAGGTAAAaggtttcgtggactggccgttgcctctttcatcaacgggtcgccacttaGATAGgaaatgcgtggactggccgttgcctctttcatcaacgggtcgccacctgggGGATAGGTTTgattcacggactggccgttgcctatttcatcaacgggtcgccaactagtaggaaattgcgtggactggccggtgcctctttcatcaccgggtcgccacctagaTAGGAAgttggtttcgtggactggccgatgtctctttcaacaccgggtcgccacctgattgggtaatggggttttggattgactctaattttgcctcgtaacttcaaaagaaatattaatagatacacctttgccgctcgaggtgtatctattaatatttctttgaaNNNNNNNNNNNNNNNNNNNNNNNNNNNNNNNNNNNNNNNNNNNNNNNNNNNNNNNNNNNNNNNNNNNNNNNNNNNNNNNNNNNNNNNNNNNNNNNNNNNNtcgtaacttcaaaagaaatattaatagatacacctcgagcggcaaaggtgtatctttgtgagatcgttaccaacaactgactcgaactgcgagatggaatgaaataacttgtacactgaattgcaagtaaactaatataatgtaacaacttcagtctattacaagtgcgtaagtgtagtgtaagattcgcgatggtcctaagacacgctccctggttttcgcaccaagtcggcgggagttaactattgctcgaaggagaactcggctcgatcttgctacgtctcgcgtcgtgatttgacttgaaactgccccgaagagaagaaaaatcttagcctTTTTATACGCAGCTAAACTAGAAGATTGGGTAGTGGGGACcgggcctacgtgacccagATCACACCGCGGATGGTACCGAGAATCGGGGATGTATGACCCTTATTGAACTCGCGCCTATACGGCgaattagatattctattttcgaatgaaaggaccgcgttcaccgccgacgttatctagcgtatgccttcaagaaggaaagaaaaaacgtcgggagaaaatctccgtacgtaacactatttatttgcttcgattttttaaattttgataacagtTTAATACTGATgctatgaaaatatagaaatatttagcTTTCGTCACCCTATATAGAAACcgaatgatatatttatatcgtatacgtctttatattatatttatgcttctgtaagatataaataataaaaaaatatatatatagtataaatataattgctaaGATAATaatactgcaaggggttaacgaacACTTCGCGATGAAACAAACGACGACACAATCGGCCAAGAAAATCAGGTTTTCCATGAAAACTATTCAAACATTCGGAtcactttaatttttctacgacCAGTCACCGTTCTTAAAAATACACTGACACTCCGACTGGAACGACTTTCACTTTTTAACCTCCTTAGGCacggattttgcgcaaataaaatgtctcataactaaattaccaattttctcaatatacatattttttggtgtagctatatatatatataaataatagatttttagatatatatatagtattaattacatatattcttttcttagtatattgtactatacactttcactttaatgatttactttaataatgaataattaataaaacagtcgagaaaagcacgaaacattcatgAAAGCCGCTggtaatggcgcgtcgtgcctaagaggtgtctattaaccctttcgctccgacggGCGTATTTACCATGTTATTCCATACTTTTCTTAATCAGCAaaacagttgactataatatttcaaaaaataaattacgattctaaacttttatatttcgaaaagCAAAGCGATATTATACcaaatacaataaacataGTAAAGTTTATGGAACAAGCTTTCTACTTCGTAGCATTTCGTGCCTcagtagcgaaagggttaaaatggaaaaaaaaaagaaaagaaaaagaaaaaaaaccgaTCCGCCGTCGATAGAATCGTTCACCACCTGGATTCCTATGCAGCACAGTGTAACCAGAGCGAACACGGTCCGTTGGATCTTCGCTAGCAGAGACCGATCATAGGGCCATAGCCCAGTCATGGACAGCACGAAGTAATAAACACCGAACTTGTTCCGAAACACGTCCATACCGTTGCCGACGACGGACATACGT comes from Augochlora pura isolate Apur16 chromosome 1, APUR_v2.2.1, whole genome shotgun sequence and encodes:
- the LOC144470268 gene encoding uncharacterized protein LOC144470268, coding for MSARGPVAVVARIPFIVTHRDAHNTRMSVVGNGMDVFRNKFGVYYFVLSMTGLWPYDRSLLAKIQRTVFALVTLCCIGIQISTLRMVDTSVYNIVMMMSYGCPMLLYVLRYLGFVVNFPVIKCVFENIENDFVALKNPAELEMLTKQTIDARRVILALVVLMCAGITMIVVTLLVPTILESKLQTYFLNFFGFMYKEKTLETDYVCFQIVFVSTIGLLSLACTEASLAVFSSYLCGLFEIARYICCLREWYVLDLSRFSCDFI